A portion of the uncultured Draconibacterium sp. genome contains these proteins:
- a CDS encoding sugar-binding domain-containing protein, with protein MKQGLIILILALSTLTSVAQWKPAGDKIKTSWAEKIDVNNVLPEYPRPIMERADWQNLNGLWNYAITDAGQAQPAQFDGEILVPFAVESSLSGVQKTVGETKELWYQRTFTVPSAWKGKKVLLHFGAVDWKAEVWINDIKIGSHKGGYDAFSFDVTPFITKSGEQNLVVKVWDPSDRGYQPRGKQVSRPEGIWYTPVTGIWQTVWLEPVNEKHITDVVAIPNIDNGSLKVDASVCGATFGDVYEVVLKDGNNVVSSGKAVAGQSVELAVPHAKLWSPESPFLYDLEVKLISDGKTVDAVESYTAMRKISSKRDENGIVRLQLNNKDYFQFGPLDQGWWPDGLYTAPTDEALKYDIQKTKDFGFNMIRKHVKVEPARWYTHCDELGILVWQDMPNGDRSPQWQNRKYFDGTENKRSPESEANYRNEWQEIMNEHMSYPSVVCWVPFNEAWGQFKTEEIVEWTKAHDPSRLVNPASGGNHYRVGDMLDLHNYPGPEMYLYDGSRATVLGEYGGIGLALEDHLWMTDRNWGYVQFKNSKETTDKYIEYAEELYKMAKSGFSAAVYTQTTDVEGEVNGLMTYDRKVIKLDENRVRQINQKVCNVLNEE; from the coding sequence ATGAAACAAGGATTAATAATTCTGATTTTAGCGCTGAGCACTTTAACGAGTGTTGCACAGTGGAAGCCGGCGGGCGACAAAATTAAAACCTCGTGGGCTGAAAAAATTGATGTAAATAATGTGTTGCCGGAATATCCGCGTCCGATAATGGAGCGTGCCGACTGGCAAAACCTGAATGGATTGTGGAATTATGCCATTACCGATGCCGGGCAAGCACAGCCAGCACAATTTGATGGTGAAATTCTAGTCCCTTTTGCAGTTGAATCGAGTCTGTCGGGTGTTCAGAAAACAGTTGGCGAAACAAAGGAATTATGGTACCAGCGCACTTTTACTGTTCCTTCGGCCTGGAAAGGTAAAAAAGTATTACTGCATTTTGGTGCTGTTGACTGGAAAGCCGAGGTTTGGATTAACGACATTAAAATAGGATCGCACAAAGGTGGTTACGATGCCTTTTCCTTTGATGTAACTCCGTTCATAACCAAGTCGGGAGAGCAAAATCTGGTGGTAAAAGTTTGGGATCCTTCAGACAGAGGTTACCAGCCTCGCGGAAAACAGGTGAGTCGCCCCGAAGGAATCTGGTACACTCCGGTTACCGGAATCTGGCAAACGGTGTGGCTCGAGCCTGTAAACGAAAAACATATTACCGATGTGGTTGCTATTCCGAATATCGACAATGGAAGCTTGAAAGTTGATGCCTCGGTTTGTGGTGCCACTTTTGGCGATGTTTATGAAGTAGTTCTGAAAGATGGAAATAACGTCGTGTCAAGTGGAAAAGCTGTTGCCGGACAATCGGTAGAACTGGCCGTTCCGCATGCAAAATTGTGGAGTCCCGAATCGCCATTTCTGTACGACCTGGAAGTAAAACTTATCAGCGATGGAAAAACTGTTGATGCTGTTGAAAGTTACACCGCCATGCGCAAAATTTCAAGCAAACGCGACGAAAATGGTATTGTGAGATTGCAACTGAATAACAAAGATTATTTCCAGTTTGGTCCGCTTGATCAGGGCTGGTGGCCCGACGGATTGTACACTGCTCCAACCGATGAGGCTTTGAAATACGATATTCAAAAAACCAAAGATTTTGGTTTTAACATGATCCGTAAACACGTAAAAGTTGAACCTGCCCGCTGGTACACCCATTGCGATGAACTGGGAATTTTAGTGTGGCAAGATATGCCAAACGGCGACCGTTCGCCACAATGGCAAAACCGTAAATATTTTGATGGAACAGAGAACAAACGTTCTCCGGAATCGGAAGCCAATTACCGTAACGAGTGGCAGGAGATTATGAACGAACACATGTCTTATCCGTCGGTAGTTTGCTGGGTGCCGTTTAACGAAGCATGGGGCCAATTTAAAACCGAGGAGATTGTGGAATGGACAAAAGCGCATGATCCAAGTCGTTTGGTTAATCCGGCAAGTGGCGGAAATCATTACCGTGTTGGCGATATGTTAGACTTGCACAATTATCCCGGACCGGAAATGTATTTGTATGATGGAAGCAGAGCTACTGTTTTGGGAGAGTATGGAGGAATTGGTTTGGCTCTTGAAGATCATTTATGGATGACCGACCGAAACTGGGGCTACGTTCAGTTTAAAAACTCAAAAGAAACTACCGACAAATACATAGAATACGCAGAGGAACTCTACAAAATGGCAAAGTCCGGTTTTTCTGCTGCAGTATATACGCAAACAACGGATGTAGAGGGTGAAGTAAATGGTTTAATGACCTACGACAGAAAGGTGATCAAACTGGATGAAAATCGTGTTCGTCAGATTAACCAAAAGGTGTGCAATGTTTTGAATGAAGAATAG
- a CDS encoding glycoside hydrolase family 43 protein, producing MKYIVLFVICAGLLSVSTQAQKRVGNNHNPVFEGWYADPEGIVFGDEYWIFPTYSAPYDEQVFLDAFSSKDLVTWKKHKRIIDTDEVKWAKRAMWAPAIIEKDGKYFLFFGANDIQSDEEVGGIGVGVADAPGGPYKDYLGKPLIDKFYNGAQPIDQFVFHDKDVQYYMIYGGWRHCNIAKMKDDFTGFVPFEDGKVFKEITPENYVEGPFMFIRDGKYYFMWSEGGWTGPDYSVAYAIADSPFGPFKRIGKILKQDPNVATGAGHHSVIHVPGTNEYYIVYHRRPLSETDGNHRETCIDRMYFDENGLIKPVEITFEGVSERTLK from the coding sequence ATGAAGTACATTGTATTATTTGTTATTTGTGCGGGTTTGTTGTCGGTGAGTACGCAAGCACAGAAACGAGTTGGGAATAATCATAATCCGGTTTTTGAAGGCTGGTATGCCGATCCTGAAGGAATTGTGTTTGGCGATGAATACTGGATCTTTCCAACCTATTCGGCGCCCTATGACGAGCAGGTATTTTTAGATGCATTCTCGTCAAAGGACTTGGTGACGTGGAAAAAACACAAACGAATAATTGATACCGATGAAGTGAAATGGGCAAAAAGAGCCATGTGGGCACCGGCAATTATTGAAAAAGATGGAAAGTACTTTTTGTTTTTCGGCGCGAACGATATTCAAAGCGATGAGGAAGTAGGCGGAATTGGAGTTGGAGTTGCCGATGCTCCCGGAGGCCCCTATAAAGATTATCTCGGCAAACCGCTTATCGACAAATTTTACAACGGAGCACAACCCATCGACCAGTTTGTTTTTCACGATAAAGACGTTCAGTATTACATGATTTACGGTGGTTGGCGCCATTGCAATATTGCAAAAATGAAAGACGATTTTACCGGTTTTGTTCCTTTTGAGGATGGTAAGGTTTTTAAAGAAATTACACCTGAAAATTATGTGGAAGGCCCGTTTATGTTTATCCGCGATGGAAAGTATTATTTTATGTGGAGCGAAGGAGGCTGGACCGGCCCTGATTACAGTGTGGCTTATGCCATTGCTGATTCGCCTTTTGGCCCGTTTAAACGTATTGGAAAGATTCTGAAGCAAGATCCAAATGTGGCTACCGGTGCGGGACATCATTCAGTAATTCACGTTCCCGGAACCAACGAATATTACATCGTTTATCATCGGAGGCCGTTGAGTGAGACCGATGGAAATCACCGCGAAACCTGTATCGATCGAATGTATTTTGATGAGAATGGCCTGATAAAACCGGTGGAAATTACTTTCGAAGGTGTATCTGAAAGGACATTGAAGTAA
- a CDS encoding glycoside hydrolase family 43 protein has protein sequence MKQNRFHNYFLVLLLLLTTIFTACQSEKAQLKIENPLPVEFGDPYILKASDGMYYMIGTGGVTDGFKMYSSADLKSWKDEGRIYQGNTSDSWNIANFWAPELYEEDGKFYLLFSADWRENPTNELENFRIGVAVADNPTGPYTDLYDRPIFDPGYPVIDGNLWFEDDKVFLYYSRCCYKNPVESEVADWAREKGMFDEIEESWVYGVELQPDFSGIVGEPKLLLRPPLKMDDQQAEWESRSVTSGEVNRRWTEGSYLFKNDDIYYIMYSANYFGGKNYAVGYATSKSPLGPFQKADNNPVLQKNVEQGGIVTGTGHNSITVAPDGKTMLCVYHGRTSETGDERVVFIDPMEIDANGKLIVHGPTTTQK, from the coding sequence ATGAAACAGAATCGTTTTCACAACTATTTTCTTGTTTTGCTATTACTGCTGACGACTATTTTTACAGCGTGTCAATCGGAGAAAGCGCAACTAAAAATCGAGAATCCTTTACCCGTTGAATTTGGAGATCCTTATATTCTAAAAGCGTCGGATGGCATGTACTACATGATTGGAACCGGCGGAGTAACAGATGGCTTTAAAATGTATTCGTCTGCCGATTTGAAATCGTGGAAAGACGAAGGCCGGATTTACCAGGGAAATACTTCCGACTCGTGGAATATTGCCAACTTTTGGGCACCTGAGTTGTATGAGGAAGATGGCAAATTTTATTTGCTGTTTAGTGCCGACTGGCGCGAGAATCCAACCAACGAATTAGAAAATTTCCGAATTGGAGTAGCAGTTGCCGATAATCCAACCGGACCGTATACCGATTTATATGATCGTCCGATTTTTGATCCGGGCTATCCGGTAATTGATGGAAATCTGTGGTTCGAAGATGATAAAGTATTTCTGTACTATTCGCGTTGCTGCTACAAAAATCCTGTTGAAAGCGAGGTAGCTGACTGGGCGCGCGAAAAAGGTATGTTCGACGAAATTGAAGAAAGCTGGGTTTACGGCGTTGAACTTCAACCTGATTTTTCGGGAATTGTCGGCGAACCAAAGTTGTTACTGCGTCCTCCGTTAAAAATGGACGATCAGCAAGCAGAGTGGGAGAGCCGCTCAGTAACCTCTGGCGAAGTAAACCGCCGATGGACCGAAGGATCGTACCTGTTTAAAAATGACGATATCTACTACATTATGTATTCGGCCAACTATTTTGGAGGCAAAAATTATGCGGTGGGTTATGCCACTTCCAAGTCGCCACTCGGGCCTTTCCAAAAAGCCGATAATAACCCGGTTTTACAAAAGAATGTAGAGCAGGGGGGAATTGTAACCGGCACCGGACACAACTCGATAACGGTAGCCCCTGACGGAAAAACCATGCTTTGTGTGTATCACGGAAGAACGTCAGAAACCGGCGACGAACGTGTTGTTTTTATCGATCCGATGGAAATTGATGCCAATGGAAAATTAATTGTTCATGGGCCAACCACAACACAAAAGTAG
- a CDS encoding DUF4965 domain-containing protein — protein sequence MFSIYKQTLKQLIVIFAGALLFSCSAQPEIQKEEAGAEFRAPAYPLITIDPYTSAWSMSDQLFDTPVKHWTGRNHSLIGALRVDGETYRFMGKEEIPLEPVVPNAKLEAWDGKYLTKKPASGWEKPEFNDAAWKSGKAGFGTPNTFQTATPWETEHIWVRREFTLPAVNDESDLFLVYSHDDDFELYLNGTEIVNTGNSARSDVILKLDKSLLNLDGKNTIAAHCWDRGGLAYVDFGLFKESEIQPVFAQTAVQNSVKITATQTKYDFSCGPVDLKVEFVSPLLMDDLDLLSRPVNYINYEVVSTDGKSHKVEVYFEATPEWAVNELSQEVEVTSGKTGNINFLKTGTTEQPVLEKKGDNVRIDWGYFYLASPESADQTLAIGDFAGMKTVFAETGKIEGGQEKTTAVLAKSMPVLACTDVIGKVSAKPAKGYVMLAYDDIESIQYFGDNLKAWWTKEDQVSFNEALTSAAQDHQNIMNRCDAVDEAIYEEALAAGGENYARLCLLAYRQSIAAHKLVKDTKGNTLFLSKENFSNGSIGTVDVTYPSAPLFLKYNPELLKGMLNPIFYYSESGKWNKPFAAHDVGTYPLANGQTYGGDMPVEECGNMIILTTAIADVEGNADYAAEHWDVLTIWANYLMENGLDPENQLCTDDFAGHFAHNVNLSAKAIMGIAGYGKLAEMLGKNDVAEKYTSEAKRMAREWMKMADDGDHYRLTFDQPGTWSQKYNIVWDKLLNLGIFPEEVAQTEIAYYLTKQNKYGLPLDNRRTYTKSDWMIWTATLAEDTGTFQKFIDPVYGFVTETPDRVPMSDWYETPDAHQVGFQARSVVGGYFIKMLEK from the coding sequence ATGTTTTCAATTTACAAGCAAACTTTAAAACAACTCATTGTAATTTTTGCGGGAGCTTTATTGTTCTCGTGCAGCGCTCAACCAGAAATTCAAAAAGAAGAGGCGGGTGCTGAATTTCGTGCTCCGGCATATCCGTTAATAACTATCGATCCGTATACAAGTGCCTGGTCCATGTCCGATCAGTTATTCGACACACCGGTAAAACACTGGACAGGCAGAAATCACTCGTTGATTGGTGCTCTTCGCGTTGATGGCGAAACCTATCGTTTTATGGGCAAGGAAGAAATTCCGCTCGAGCCGGTTGTGCCCAATGCCAAACTAGAAGCCTGGGACGGAAAATACCTCACAAAAAAACCAGCGTCAGGTTGGGAAAAACCGGAATTTAACGATGCCGCCTGGAAAAGCGGGAAAGCAGGTTTTGGTACGCCCAATACGTTTCAAACTGCAACGCCTTGGGAGACAGAACACATTTGGGTGCGCCGCGAATTTACCCTGCCTGCAGTTAACGACGAAAGCGATTTATTCCTTGTTTATTCGCACGACGATGATTTTGAGCTGTATCTGAACGGAACCGAAATCGTTAATACCGGCAACAGTGCCAGAAGCGACGTTATTTTAAAACTGGATAAAAGTTTGCTGAATCTTGATGGAAAAAACACCATCGCTGCACATTGCTGGGATCGCGGAGGTTTGGCTTATGTTGATTTTGGCCTATTTAAAGAAAGCGAAATTCAACCTGTTTTTGCCCAAACAGCTGTTCAGAATAGTGTAAAAATTACGGCTACTCAAACCAAATACGATTTTAGCTGCGGACCTGTTGATTTAAAAGTTGAGTTTGTTTCGCCGCTGTTGATGGATGATCTTGATCTGCTTTCGCGCCCGGTAAATTATATTAATTACGAAGTGGTTTCAACCGACGGAAAATCGCACAAAGTGGAGGTTTATTTCGAAGCAACGCCGGAGTGGGCGGTAAACGAACTGAGCCAGGAAGTGGAAGTTACAAGTGGAAAAACGGGCAACATCAACTTCTTAAAAACAGGAACAACAGAACAGCCTGTTCTGGAAAAGAAAGGTGACAACGTACGCATCGACTGGGGATATTTCTATTTGGCTTCTCCTGAAAGCGCAGATCAGACCCTTGCAATTGGTGATTTTGCAGGTATGAAAACAGTTTTTGCTGAGACTGGTAAAATTGAAGGAGGACAGGAAAAAACAACAGCCGTTTTGGCGAAATCGATGCCGGTTTTGGCTTGCACCGATGTTATTGGAAAAGTTTCAGCAAAACCTGCCAAAGGTTATGTAATGTTGGCTTACGATGATATTGAATCTATTCAGTATTTTGGCGACAATCTGAAAGCCTGGTGGACAAAAGAGGATCAGGTAAGTTTTAATGAAGCTTTAACTTCCGCTGCACAAGATCACCAGAATATCATGAATCGTTGCGATGCTGTTGATGAAGCAATTTATGAAGAAGCACTGGCCGCTGGCGGCGAAAACTACGCCCGACTTTGTTTGCTGGCTTATCGTCAATCGATTGCTGCGCACAAACTGGTGAAAGACACCAAAGGCAACACGCTTTTCCTTTCAAAAGAAAACTTTAGTAACGGCTCAATCGGGACGGTGGATGTTACTTATCCTTCGGCGCCATTGTTCCTGAAATACAATCCTGAGTTGTTAAAAGGAATGTTGAACCCGATTTTCTACTATTCGGAAAGCGGAAAATGGAACAAGCCTTTTGCTGCGCATGATGTGGGTACTTATCCCTTAGCCAACGGGCAAACCTATGGTGGCGATATGCCGGTTGAAGAATGCGGAAACATGATCATTCTAACAACTGCCATTGCCGATGTTGAAGGAAATGCTGATTATGCAGCCGAACATTGGGATGTATTGACAATATGGGCCAATTACCTGATGGAGAATGGTCTTGATCCGGAAAACCAATTGTGTACCGACGATTTTGCCGGTCACTTTGCACACAACGTAAACCTTTCGGCAAAAGCGATAATGGGAATTGCAGGCTACGGTAAATTAGCCGAAATGCTGGGCAAAAACGACGTGGCCGAAAAATACACGTCTGAAGCAAAAAGAATGGCGCGGGAGTGGATGAAAATGGCTGATGACGGAGACCATTACCGGCTGACATTTGATCAGCCCGGAACATGGAGCCAAAAATACAATATCGTTTGGGACAAACTGCTTAATCTTGGAATTTTCCCGGAAGAAGTGGCTCAAACCGAAATTGCGTATTATCTCACGAAACAAAACAAATATGGTTTGCCACTGGATAACCGCAGAACGTATACTAAATCGGATTGGATGATTTGGACAGCCACACTGGCTGAAGATACCGGGACTTTCCAGAAATTTATCGATCCGGTGTACGGTTTTGTAACCGAAACACCCGATCGCGTTCCAATGTCAGACTGGTATGAAACACCCGATGCCCATCAGGTCGGTTTTCAGGCACGGTCTGTAGTAGGCGGATATTTTATAAAAATGCTGGAGAAATGA
- a CDS encoding aldose epimerase family protein encodes MRLRNLFVALISALVAFACNQKPAEQLICGTLKEADFKASIDGKETGIYELKNGDISMAVTNYGGRIVSLLAPDKNGELADVSLGFSSINGYLNANEVFYGTLVGRVGNRIAKGKFTLKDIEYTLPINNDPNHLHGGPKGFHNQVWDVKSVNETSIVLSYLSKDGEMGYPGNLSVEVTYRLTNENEVQIDYKATTDESTPVNLTNYAFFNLKGEGNGTINDHLLTINANKFTAVDSTLIPLGENIPVEGTPFDFRKAKTIGADLALQSENEQLQNGLGYDHNFALNKTEDGEMSWAATVVDPASGRKMEVYTKEPGIQFNGGNFMDGADTGKYGKSFDFRESFALETQHFPDSPNQPEFPSIILNPGETYSTTSIYRFSIAD; translated from the coding sequence ATGAGATTAAGAAACCTATTTGTTGCACTTATTTCTGCATTGGTTGCCTTTGCATGTAATCAAAAACCAGCAGAGCAACTGATCTGTGGAACCCTGAAGGAAGCAGATTTTAAAGCTTCTATTGATGGTAAAGAAACCGGAATTTACGAGTTGAAAAATGGCGATATTAGCATGGCAGTTACCAATTACGGCGGACGAATTGTAAGTTTACTGGCTCCTGATAAAAACGGAGAACTGGCCGATGTGTCTCTCGGATTTTCATCGATTAATGGTTATCTTAATGCCAATGAAGTTTTTTATGGAACTTTGGTTGGACGCGTCGGAAACCGTATTGCTAAAGGAAAATTCACCTTGAAAGATATTGAATATACGTTGCCGATCAATAACGATCCCAATCATTTGCATGGTGGACCAAAAGGTTTTCATAACCAGGTTTGGGATGTAAAATCGGTGAATGAGACTTCAATTGTGCTTAGCTATTTGTCGAAGGATGGTGAAATGGGCTATCCCGGAAATTTGAGTGTTGAAGTTACTTATCGGCTAACCAATGAGAACGAAGTGCAAATCGACTACAAAGCTACAACCGACGAAAGCACTCCGGTTAATCTAACCAATTATGCATTTTTTAATTTGAAAGGGGAAGGCAATGGAACGATCAATGATCACCTATTGACAATCAATGCCAACAAATTTACAGCGGTAGATTCAACACTGATTCCACTGGGTGAAAATATTCCGGTTGAAGGAACGCCTTTCGATTTCAGAAAAGCAAAAACCATTGGCGCTGATTTAGCATTGCAAAGCGAAAACGAACAGCTGCAAAATGGATTGGGTTACGATCATAATTTTGCATTGAATAAAACCGAGGATGGAGAAATGTCGTGGGCAGCAACGGTTGTTGATCCGGCCAGCGGAAGAAAAATGGAGGTTTACACAAAAGAACCGGGAATTCAATTCAACGGTGGAAACTTTATGGATGGAGCAGATACCGGTAAATATGGAAAATCGTTTGATTTTCGCGAGTCGTTTGCGTTGGAAACACAACATTTCCCTGATTCGCCCAACCAGCCTGAATTCCCTTCAATTATTTTAAATCCGGGAGAAACGTATTCTACCACGAGTATCTATCGATTTAGCATAGCGGATTAG
- a CDS encoding glycoside hydrolase family 43 protein — protein sequence MKFYLTLFLVATICACAKSENLPKDTLETTFTNPVWDGADPWMVKQGDNYIYCFSSNNGIAVSSSKFMTKRMEAKSIWQAPSSGWNSNCVWAPEIHFIDGHWYVYYAAGISGPPFIHQRAGVLRSVNDNVYSEYEDMGMLITGDDPEDSSKNIWAIDMTVLKHNDKLYAIWSGWLEQMDTDATSQHLFIQEMENPYTLKGKRVLLSSPEQSWETGGPLDLNEGPQVLKHDEQVFIIYSCRESWLKEYRQGMLQLKNPDADPLDTESWIKTGPVFEGNDSVHGVGHVSFVKSPDGTEDWIIYHSKKTTEPGWDRDVRIQPFTWNADGTPDFGEAVRAGKELKRPSGEVEIEQNQINQ from the coding sequence ATGAAATTTTACCTGACATTATTTTTAGTGGCGACTATTTGTGCCTGCGCCAAAAGTGAAAACTTACCAAAAGATACGTTGGAAACAACGTTCACGAATCCCGTTTGGGACGGTGCCGATCCGTGGATGGTAAAACAGGGTGACAATTACATCTACTGTTTCTCAAGCAATAACGGAATTGCTGTTTCCAGTTCAAAATTCATGACAAAAAGGATGGAGGCAAAATCAATTTGGCAAGCACCATCTTCAGGTTGGAACAGCAACTGTGTTTGGGCTCCGGAGATTCATTTTATCGATGGACACTGGTACGTTTATTATGCAGCCGGCATTTCCGGTCCTCCTTTTATTCATCAGCGAGCAGGGGTTTTGCGCTCGGTAAACGATAATGTATATAGTGAATACGAAGATATGGGAATGTTAATTACCGGCGACGATCCTGAAGACAGCTCAAAAAACATTTGGGCCATTGATATGACCGTGCTGAAACATAACGATAAACTGTACGCGATTTGGTCGGGGTGGCTGGAACAAATGGATACCGATGCCACATCGCAGCACCTTTTTATTCAGGAAATGGAAAATCCATATACCTTGAAAGGAAAGCGGGTGTTGCTTTCGTCGCCTGAACAAAGCTGGGAAACGGGTGGCCCTTTGGATTTGAACGAAGGTCCTCAGGTTTTGAAGCACGATGAACAGGTATTTATCATTTATTCCTGTCGCGAATCGTGGTTGAAAGAATACCGCCAGGGAATGTTGCAGCTAAAAAATCCGGATGCCGATCCGCTCGATACTGAAAGCTGGATTAAAACAGGTCCGGTTTTCGAGGGAAATGATTCGGTCCACGGAGTGGGGCATGTTTCGTTTGTTAAGTCACCTGACGGAACAGAGGACTGGATTATTTATCATTCGAAAAAAACGACAGAACCCGGTTGGGATCGCGATGTGCGCATCCAGCCTTTTACCTGGAACGCTGATGGAACTCCTGATTTTGGAGAAGCCGTTAGAGCTGGAAAAGAACTTAAACGTCCTTCAGGAGAAGTAGAGATAGAACAAAACCAAATAAACCAATAA
- a CDS encoding glycoside hydrolase family 43 protein has protein sequence MQLRIYITLFLLVALSACGKSENPSGEIDTDETPDQIKKQTSLALGDPYIFYHEGRYYAYGTESPDGIVVYVSDDLETWKVPAEAQNGLALNKNDVYADRWFWAPEVYFVNEKFYMYYSADEHICVATADSPLGPFKQKEKKPMIENEKCIDNTLFIDDNGKAYLSFVRFTDGNAVWIAELEDDLITLKMETLKPCLNVSQEWENEMGRVNEGSFIIKHNGTYYMSYSANHYESPMYGVGYATAENIMGPYEKSAQNPILQKPKGLIGVGHSAMFRDKNGDLRIVFHSHHSNTEIHPRLMHIGRVNFENVEGVEVMKIGDDIFTPVIGEE, from the coding sequence ATGCAGTTAAGAATTTATATAACATTGTTCTTGCTTGTGGCGCTTTCTGCTTGTGGTAAAAGCGAAAATCCGTCAGGCGAGATTGACACTGACGAAACACCGGATCAGATAAAAAAGCAAACTTCACTGGCTTTGGGCGACCCGTATATTTTTTATCACGAAGGCCGGTATTATGCCTACGGAACTGAATCGCCGGATGGAATAGTAGTGTATGTTTCGGATGATTTAGAAACATGGAAAGTTCCGGCTGAGGCGCAAAATGGCCTGGCATTAAATAAAAATGATGTGTATGCCGACAGGTGGTTTTGGGCACCGGAAGTTTATTTTGTAAACGAAAAATTTTACATGTACTATTCGGCCGATGAGCACATTTGTGTTGCCACAGCCGATAGTCCGCTTGGCCCGTTTAAGCAGAAGGAGAAAAAGCCGATGATTGAAAATGAAAAATGTATCGATAACACACTTTTTATCGATGACAATGGAAAAGCCTACCTTTCTTTTGTCCGTTTCACTGATGGAAATGCCGTCTGGATTGCCGAGCTGGAAGACGATTTAATCACTCTAAAAATGGAAACTTTAAAGCCATGTTTGAATGTGTCGCAGGAATGGGAAAATGAAATGGGACGCGTTAACGAGGGATCGTTTATTATAAAACACAACGGTACTTATTACATGAGTTATTCGGCTAACCATTACGAAAGCCCGATGTACGGAGTGGGGTATGCAACCGCTGAAAACATCATGGGACCGTATGAAAAGTCAGCACAAAATCCTATTCTTCAAAAACCAAAGGGGTTGATAGGAGTTGGCCACAGTGCCATGTTTCGGGACAAGAATGGTGATTTGCGAATTGTATTTCACTCGCATCATAGCAACACCGAAATTCATCCACGATTGATGCACATTGGCCGGGTAAATTTCGAAAATGTTGAGGGAGTAGAAGTAATGAAAATTGGAGACGACATTTTTACACCGGTTATAGGGGAAGAATAA